Proteins encoded within one genomic window of Urocitellus parryii isolate mUroPar1 chromosome 16, mUroPar1.hap1, whole genome shotgun sequence:
- the LOC144250613 gene encoding uncharacterized protein LOC144250613, producing the protein MFKEYIKALACSTSSKYSRYYDSEKPYKFKECIKTFSERLQLVEHQRIYTELKTSKCKKCGKDLKKFSTLTQHQKIYSAEKTYQSEECNALKNFTQHHSVHTGDVPCKCKEGDKTSNKSSNLICHQSTHPGEMPHIYKQFCEAFSQKPSLKNYQRIHTGEKPFKCKVCGKSFNINSYLYRHNRIHTGEKPYKCKLCGKSFSEKSSLTQHQRIHTGEKPYKCTVCGKSFSQKSSLTHHHRIHTGEKPYKCKECSKAFNSISHLYRHNRIHTGEKPYKCKVCGKSFNTNSHLYYHNRIHTGEKPYKCTVCGKNFSLKSSLTQHQRIHTGEKPYKCKECGKSFNHKIVLTQHLRIHTGEKPYKCTVCGKSFCQKSSLTHHQRIHTGEKPYKCRECGKAFNQQSSLTRHQRTHTREKSYKCEDWQSF; encoded by the coding sequence ATGTTTAAAGAATATATCAAAGCATTGGCTTGCTCAACATCTTCTAAATACAGTAGATACTATGACAGTGAGAAACcctacaaatttaaagaatgcaTAAAAACTTTTAGTGAAAGGTTACAACTTGTTGAGCATCAGAGGATTTATACTGAACTAAAGACCtctaaatgtaaaaagtgtggcaaagacttaaaaaaattttcaacacttactcaacaccaaaaaatttattctgcagagaagacctACCAAAGTGAAGAATGCAATGCACTCAAGaactttactcaacatcacagtgttcatacAGGAGATGtgccatgcaaatgcaaagaaggtgacaaaacttctaataaaagctccaatcttatttgtcaccagtCAACACACCCTGGAGAGATGCCCcacatatataaacaattttgcgaagcttttagtcaaaaaccaagccttaaaaattaccagagaattcatactggagagaagcccttcaaatgtaaagtgtgtggcaaaagttttaatataaACTCGTATCTTTatcgccacaacaggattcatactggagagaagccctacaaatgtaaattgtgtggcaaaagttttagtgaaaaatcatcacttactcagcaccagcgaatccacactggagagaagccctataaatgtacagtgtgtggcaagagtttcagtcaaaaatcatcacttactcatcaccaccgaatccacactggagagaagccctacaagtgtaaagagtgtagcaaagcttttaatagcatctcacaTCTCTatcgccacaacaggattcatactggagagaagccctacaaatgtaaagtgtgtggcaaaagttttaatacaaactcaCATCTCTATtaccacaacaggattcatactggagagaagccctacaaatgtacagtgtGTGGCAAGAATTTCAGTctaaaatcatcacttactcagcaccagcgaatccacactggagagaagccctacaaatgtaaagaatgtggcaaaagttttaatcataaaatagtacttactcagcacctgagaatccacactggagagaagccctacaaatgtacagtgtgtggcaaaagtttctgtcaaaaatcatcacttactcatcaccagcgaatccacactggagagaagccctacaaatgtagagaatgtggcaaagcttttaatcaacaatcatcacttactcgacaccagagaacccatactagagagaagtcctataaatgtgaagattggcaaagcttttaa